The sequence below is a genomic window from Cicer arietinum cultivar CDC Frontier isolate Library 1 chromosome 6, Cicar.CDCFrontier_v2.0, whole genome shotgun sequence.
CTTTGTGGCAATGTTCCTTTCCTAATGTTTCTCTGAAAGGCTTGATATCTGACCAATGGAAAGATATGGGATGGCAAGGTGCTAATCCATCAACTGACTTTAGGTATACAAatatgttatgatttttttatttattataattcatttcaaattttaaacaaaattttaagataAGATCTATCAGGACTAGAGATCGAGGGCATCATTGTACAAATTTTCTCAATATCTTTCACAGCGAATTCAAAATCCTTAACATGGCAGCTTGATAGTTTCGGATCGGTGATTATGCTTCGTAAACTCATTAAACAAAAGCACTTGTTCATAACTTGCACAAACTTTAAGAAAGCGGCATTATGTTTCACATTTCGACTACCTCAAAAATTTCTATTCAGAGGTAGTAAATCTAATAAACTGATTTCTTCAGGGGATGTGGCTTCATTTCCCTTGAAAATCTGCTGTTTTTCGCGAAGAAATATCCGGTACGCATGTGTTTTCTAATTTGCATGCCTGAAAAATTTTGATCTTCATTTATGTGCTCTCTCATTTTAGTTTCTCTTGATATTTATGTTGGCAGAAAAAGATGagttattactaatttttatgGAAATTCAAATGAAGGCATCTTTTCACAGGCTGTTGTTGAAGAAAGATGGAACGCGAGATAAATGGGAATATCCATTTGCTGTTGCTGGcattaatatatcatttatgTTGATACAGATGTTGGATTTATGCTCAGGTTTGTGTTCAATGTGACTATAGAACTAAAATAACAATAGGATATCATATGCTTTCTTATAAAACATGTTGATATAGTTTCAAAACCAACACGAGATTAAAATAAGTGTAGCAAAGACGAAAATGTTATGTAGGATATGTGAAAAGACTAGACGAGATAGGATTAAGAGTGATAGCATTGGAGAGTTGGGGTAGCACTTATCCTAGAAAAGATGGTGGAAAATCGGCTTAGGTGGTTTGGACATGTGGAGAAGAGACCTGTAGATTTTTTAGTAAGGAGAGTATATTAGATGGAGGGTAGTCAAAATCGTTAAAGGCGGAGAAAGACCTAGAAAAACTATAAAGAAAGACTTGAAGATTAATGAGTTGGATAGAGACATTATGGTGTCATGCCTTAGTTTGATCTATGTAGCTGACCCTACTTAAGGCTTGATTTTtgttgtatagtttcaagacgACTTTGAACATTGCTTTctttttataaagttttatcTATGGAACATTTGGTAAATGAAGTTTCTTGTAATGATATGCATTGCATTTGGTAAATGAAGTTTCTTGTAATGATATGCATTGCATTTGGTAAATGAAGTTTGGATGACCTTTTGTAATTGTACAATTTTCTCTTTATCAGAACGTCATTAAAGCAAATTacattttctaattatttttctacTGAATGTTTTAGAAGGAAAGCCTCGATGTCGTCCTGGCATGAATTTTCTCAAGTTATTAGGAGGTAAGCATGGAACATCTTAATCTATCTCTGTTATATGGTATCATGTATTTGATCaatccaaattcattttttatgtattagcCCTTGAAATTCTTATAAGTTTTATTTCATGTTACcgcagaagatgaagaagcatTTGATGTTCTATACTGTATAGCTTTCGAG
It includes:
- the LOC101507321 gene encoding uncharacterized protein isoform X3; this encodes MVGSRSWIGGLFHRTNIKQNDKFIDYPLSPLEEERLQRLHERLQVPYDETRLDHQESLRSLWQCSFPNVSLKGLISDQWKDMGWQGANPSTDFRGCGFISLENLLFFAKKYPASFHRLLLKKDGTRDKWEYPFAVAGINISFMLIQMLDLCSEGKPRCRPGMNFLKLLGEDEEAFDVLYCIAFEMVDAQWLAMHASYMNFNEVLQTTRMQLERELSLEDINRIQDLPAYNLLYQ